Sequence from the Camelus bactrianus isolate YW-2024 breed Bactrian camel chromosome 21, ASM4877302v1, whole genome shotgun sequence genome:
TGGGAACGAAAGCACTTGTGGCCGGGGTTATTTTCGGCGTCTCTTCAGCAAGCTGCAGAGgctgcccggcagcccgcaggaGGGAGCACGGCGAGCGAGGCCGGCGGGCCGCCGGGAGGACCAGGCGCCCAGGGCAGGCTGGTAAGGGAGCCTGGAGAGGCCGGGCCAGGGGCCAGCGGGTGGGGGCCCAGGCAGAGTGGCACGCCTTAGAAGCCTCTGGAAGGTTCAGACCCCGAGTGacagcccagctctgccatgaGTGACCAGAAGTCCCTGCTGTGGTGAGGTCCCCGTGGCAGCGGGCCATCTCCCGGGCTGTCTGGGGTGACCGCCAGTGGCTGTCATCAGTCTTGGCCAGGGCGTGCGTGTCAGCGTCCACTGACGAGTCGGCTAGAGCTCAGCAATGAGAGAAAACTAGCACCAGAGCGGGGGCTTCTGGCCCCAGGACCCCTGGTCCCGCCTCGGAGAGGGTGAGGGACAGGGCTGTCGTGTCCTGCGTCCTGCGTCCGGTTCACTCTGCACCCCAGGGCGACGGGAGGCCCTGGGGCGAGGCACACTCTCCTGCAGGAAGATCCCAGCTCAAAGGGTCTCTTCCGGGTCCTGGAAGAGCTTCTAAGATCCCCCAGCCCTGGGGGCAGACTGGTTTCAACCTGCACCGTGTCTTCAGGGGAGGGAGTGCTGCGCTGAAGGCCGCGTGGAGGATGCTGGGCTCCCCTCCCACAGCCTGTCCCTGCTTGGGAGACAGAGGCAGCCGTCTGTTTTGGGGCCAACCCTGGCCTTCAGTCGCAATTCCAAACGTCTGCTAAGTGGGGGCCGGTTACTGACGAGCGATCACCCAGCACGTCAAGGCAATCAGGTCAACTGTTTTTGGCCAGTGCGCGGCTGGACAAGCAGAGAGCAGCAGGGGCCAGGCACCCGGCCCTCGGGGCCCTGAATGAAGCCCTACCTCTGGTTCAGGCCAAGGGCCGCTCGCGGATGAGGAGACAGGCCAGGGCCCGCGTCTCACCCCCAAGGCACGTCTGGTCTGGGCCAGGATGCCAACTCCCGCCCAGGGCTGCGTCTGTCTGCTGCTGAGGGTCTGCTGAGTGCCGCGTCAACCAAGGGGTGGGAGGCAGCCTGGGACCCGCGTGGCACATGCAGTGACGGCGAGCCCCATGGCCTGTGGCTCAGTGAAGGGGGCATTCACAGGTGTCGCTGGTGGTGGGTCAGTGGGGACAAGCCAGTCATCAAAACTGGAGGTGCAGGTCGTGTCTGGGGAGGCAGCGCCAACCAGGCCACAGACTGCGGTTCCCAGAAGGGTGGGCCAGCTCCAGAGCCCACGGGTGGATGCTGCAGCCCTCGAGCTGAAGACAGCGAATGCCGTGTCCCCTAGGCCTGCAGGGGTAGCGGAGGGGGTAACTGGGACCCGGGCAGCCGGGCCGTGGGAGAGCTGAGGCCCAGGGGGGACGGCAGGCACGCGGCTCCCGCCCTTCCAGGCTGGGCGAGGCCGAGGTGGTCGGCAGAGGTCGCCTCCCAGAGCCAGGGCAGGAGGGCGGGAGTGGCAGGCCCACCGCGCGCATGAGCCGAGGAAACCACGAGCATTCAGGAGCCACTTCCCAGAGCCGAGCCGGCGGCCCCCCTCCCGAGTAAAAGGGCTCCTGCTCCCCCTTCTCCACACACAGgccagaggaggtgctggggcctCAGACAAATTTGGCCCTGAGGGAGCAGCGGGTCTGAGCTGTCCTGCATCCCCAGATCCCGCACCCCCTGTACGCACAGACCCAGCAGGAGGGGTAGGCATGAGCCTCGTGGACCAGTTGAGTGAGCGAgaggtgtgtgcacacatgtgcctTGTGTGGGCATGCACGTGTGTGCCGTGAGGGGCTGCGTGTGCGAGCGTGCATGTGAGGGGTGTGCCGTGTGCATCTGTGGGTGTGCACGTGCACATGGGCGAGTGAGTGCACGTGCGTGTGGCATGTTGTGCAGGTGCGGAGGGAGCACAGAAGGGAGCAGGGTCTGGAGCAGTCGTGGGGCCGTGCCATGTACAGGAGGCGGTGGAGAGGGCAGGCCAGCGTGCACGGGCTGGGTGGGGAGCATGGAGCCTGCCTGGAGCAGGGGCACGTGCTGTCCACCCACCGAGGGGGTGAGGCTGGAGTGGCCGCTGAGTTTGTGGGATGTGCCTCGTGCCTCCCAGAGGCGTCCAGTCCCCTTCCCGTGTCCAAGCCCCCTCCACCATCACCAAGGGCCCTGGGAGCCCACGATCTCTGACCTGTCTGCAGGATCTGAGGCCGAGGGAGTGAGGACAGGCGGCCAGGCACAGGAgggctcccccagcctctggggtGCAGGCTCAGCTGAGGATTACAGTTCGGCCCCAGGACCATTTCACAGCAGTCCCGGCAACTGCCAGTCCTGGGCTGACAGCACGGGTCCGGGGCCCCTGCCATCTGCTCCCCTCAGGCCCTCAGGTCACCCTGCCATCTGCTCCCTGCAGGCCCTCAGGTCACCGGCTCGTCCCCCACAGGCCGCCCGGGGCCAGGTGCACACACGTCCGCACGTGCAGCCGCCCCAGACAGCCGCCACCCAGTGCCTCCCCTGCCGGCACCAGCCCACTTGTCCTGGGGGGTCAggttcccctgccccaccccacacccctccaGCCTGGCATCGGGGCCCTCGTGTGAGTGGTGGCGGCTGTGCAGCCTGTGGGGCATGGCTCGAGGCCATTGCGGCAGAGGTGGGGGGTCACCTGCCTTTTCGGGGGGACAAGGGACTTCTCCTTGGAGGAGGAAAGTGGCTGGCAAATCTCAGTGGTGGAGAAGCCCCTCCACCTCTTCACAGTGGACGCCCAAGCAGGCTGGCCAGGAGGCGTGTCCACTAGGCAGCATGGGGGCCCTGGTTTCCCCTGGGTGTGGAGGGCCTGACCGTGCCGCCCAGAGCAAGACCACAGGGCCTTGCTCTGCCCCGCCTGCCGGGGCTGCCCCGGTTGGCACGTCCACCTCGGGGCCCGGGGGATCTCTGCCGCGTCCTCACGCCCACCCTCCCTCCCGCAGTGATGAACGGCAGCGGCCACTCACCGACGGCCATCCACGGCGCCCCGTGCACACCCAACGGCTTCAGCAATGGCCCGGCCACCTCGCCCACGGCCTCGCTTCCCACGCAGCAGCTGCCCCCAGCCTGCGGGGCCCGGCAGCTGAGCAAGCTGAAGCGCTTCCTGGCCGCCCTGCAGCAGTTCGGGGGCGACATCTCCCCGGAGATCGGGGGCCGCGTGCGCACGCTGGTGCTGGGGCTCGTGGTGAGTGGCTGgcggccgggcggggcggggggcccaGGCCGCGCCCCGCCCTCGGCCCGCTGCCCTCCCTGGGCTGAAGCAAGGCATCGTCTCCCCTCAGAACTCCACGCTGACCATCGAGGAGTTCCACGCCCAGCTCCAGGAGGCCACCAACTTCCCTCTGAGGCCCTTTGTCATCCCCTTCCTGAAGGTAAGGCAGACCTACCTCCCCTCGTGCAGGGCCCAGGGAACCCCGAGTCCTTTTCTCTGCCGGCCCGGACCAGGCATTGCTCTCGGCCCACCTGGGGCCCTCAAGGCTCCCCATCCTTCTGGGGAACAGTGCTGAGCTGTCTGGGCCGCTTCCTGCAAACTACTTGCCAGACCAGAGCAGTCAGCTGCCAGCCTGGTCCTCCCAGAGCTCCCAGAGTCATCCCTGTTCTTACTGGCCAAGTTCACCCATCCACTTGACAGCTgttttttgagcacctgctgtatgccagCTGACAGTTGCCACAGACTCTGGAGAGGTGTGTGCagagctgcagggagggagcgttttgatgaggatggaggagggtgAGGGCGGATAGCAGGGAACAGAGCCTTCCAGGCAGCAAGGGCAGCgtctgcaaaggccctgaggcaggggtgTGCCTGGCAGCTTTGAGGAGCAGTGAGGGGGCTGTGTGGCCGGGGCAGAGTGAGGGGAGTGGGACAGTGGACAGACGGAGGGACAGGCAGTGGTGGGTGTTTACGGCGGTGAGCACGCGGATGGATGAGAGGCAGCCGTGTGAGCCTCACGGAAGACAAGCAAGGACCGGGGCCTGTCATCGACACTTGGCGGTGAGCCACGGCAGCAACACCAGAGCTTGTGAGCAGTGCAGCTTCCCGGGCCCCggcccagacccactgaatcggAACCTGCGCTTTAATGAGGTGCTGAGCGACACTTGTGCGCAAGAACAGGACGGTGCAGGTGCAAGCAGGCGCGGACGTCGGACCTTCACAGGCCTTCGCTCCCCTCCGAGGGGCGCCCATCGCCCGTGCACCTCCCCGGGTCAGGGTCCCACAGAGCTCACTTGGGAGACACTCGCCTTCAGTGCCACCAGCCTCCCCTGTGGGGCTCTTGTTTCCTGGCCCAAGTGATGCTTCCAGCTGTGGGCCCTGCTCGCCTGCATGGTGGGGCCCTGGTGGGGCTGCCTTCCAGAGGGTCTTGAGGACAGACCAGACCAGACCAGACATGCCCAGGGTCAAGCCCTGACCCGCCCCTTAGCCCTGGTTGTCCTGGGACAACCTAGTTCACCCAAGCATGTCAGTTTCTGCAGCTGTAAAGTGGGAAGGTTCTCAGGCTGCAGGGAGCGATGCGTGGAAGAATCTGGCTCGAGCTCAATTCACAATGGGCATTGTCATCCGGGGTTTAAACATTCCACAGACGAGTTGTGCTTTGCAAGCCTCCTCTGCAGCCGCCCAGGCTGAGCCCCCAGCGGCCCTGTCGAGGTTGGGGGGCCCCACACAGGCACTGCCACCAATCCGGTGAGCATGTGGGAGCCCTTGGGTGCccactggtgggggggggggtggagccGAGGCTGGAATCTCTCTGACTCCAAGATCCCCAGCCTTCGGAGGTGTGCCCCCAGCCCACACCTTGTTCCTGGAGGCCCCACTCCCGCTCCCACCTACGCTCCGTCCCCTtgccctcctgcccaccccctgcTCTGCTCACACTGGGCCGGCCAAGGGTTGGGCCCATCTGGCCACTGTTTGCGACTCCCGCTCCTCCTTTCAGCTCTGCTGACTCCAGGCCCCCGTCTTCGGGGACAGAATGCACTGCTTATGTCTGATCAGACGTGGGCAGCACACGTCCCGCCCATGTGAGCTGCCCTGGCTTATCCGAAGAGCAGGAGTGGGGGGGACATCCCGCATCCTGCGCCCCGGCCCTGCCCCGGCTCACCCCTGTCCCCCCAGGCACACCCTGTAAGGAGTCGGGCAGGACACGCCCGGCCTGGCCAGGTGCCTCTGTCGCAGCTGTCACGGGGCTGCCAGCGCCCCGACCGCTCTCCGGGTGAGGGGTCTGCTGGCTGGGTCACATGCCTGTGACCCCACCCGACAGGACTGTCAAGGACAGAGTTCATTCATCCGCCTGACCTGGGGCTCCTGGGGTGTGGCCAGTCCTGCTCCCAGGGTTTGTGGCAGGAACTGCAGCTGGCCCTCCAGCTCAGACCCAGCTCTGACCTTGGGCACCTGAAACTTCCACTTCTCAGCTCTCCCCCAGTCCCTTGGGTGTGAAGCCTCCCTCCTCGGGGAGGCTCACAGGAGCCTCTGGCCCAGGGTGGGAGGAGCTGGAGCCTCTCAGCTCCAATTGCAGAAGAGACAGaagtcagagaagttaagcagctTGCCCACGGTCACACAGCACAGCCAGGGCCCAGAGTCATGCAGGCTGAGTAATGATGGAGGAGGCACTTGGCAAAACAGTGGGAATGTCACAAACCCTCGTTAAAGGGGGTGTCAGTTCCAGCGACACGTCCCCGTGCTTGTTTGTGCCACCGATTGCCCTCTGGCCTGAGTTCCGGCGCGGGAAGGAGGCGGTGTCAGGACCTCCATTCAGGCTGGGGCCGCGGGGCTCTTGGTCAGTCTGTCAGCATCTCAGTGGCCACGCTTCCCggacacccccagccccagggacagAATGGGGGCTGTGGCCCCAGAGGGAGGCGAGCCCCCCGCAGTCTACCCATCTCTCTGGCCTGGGGTCCCTGTTCCCCCCACTGAGGGCCCCGGGCCCCCCGAGCTCGCTCCTGAGCCCAACACTGTGCATGGCCAAGGGCTGGGGCTTTCCAGAAGCTGGGAGGTACTGCCCCGCCGGGCCAGCCCTCCCCCTGCACCGGCTTCCAGCTGGCCTCAGCTGGCCAGGAATCCAGATGTTTCCACCGCCCTGACAGCGCCCAGACCAGCCGTTGCCCACGCGGTCCCCCGCCCTGCTGGCGAGGGAGAAGGAGGGTGTTTGGCGTCTTCAGACCTCCCGGGACCTCCTTTCCCAGCTCATGCTCCTAACGTGTTTGACAGATGGCAGGCTGGCCCCTGTTCAGCTATCCAAATAGAAAAACAGGCCTGGCAGCCGGCGCTGCCTGACAGAAACGCCCCAGCTGCCTGGTCGGTCCGTGTGGATGCACTcatgggggctggggaggcagaggcgGGTGCAGGCTGCCCGGGCGGCTCTGAGACACCATGAGAAAGTTGGGGAATCgcatttatttacaaatacttAGAACTCTGGCTCTCCCAAGCGGCCTGCCGCTGGGCCCGCATCCAGCCCGCACCCTCCATGGTGGCTCTGGGAAGACCGTGGAGCCCGCCTGCAGCCCCCGCGCACTGGAGGCCCGGAGCCAGGGTGAGGGTGGAGGCCGGAGGTCACAGCGGTTTCGCACAGTTGTCACAGGCAGTGCTCTGTGTTCCAGTCCTGTGCCCACCCCGACGTGTCATTCTGTGCCCTGTGCTGTGTGGCCTTACCGCAAATGCGGAGCCAGGTCTTCATGTCTGACCACGGAGGTGACACACGTGGCGGCTCAGAGCAGTGCAGACACACAAGCACACTCTGTTCAAGGCCGGGCTGGGAGCCTGCagaagggggagggcaggggccagcCCTGGGGGCTTCGTCCTGCACGCGTGGGGTCTGCACACGTGGGAGTCCAGGCTCTGGGTCCCGCTGCATTCCAAATCGCCGTGCACCCTGAGGGGCATGGTCCCACCTCATTCCCAGGCTGTAGTGGAGGAActcgaggcccagagaggttgtgcAGCttgcccaaaggcacacagcaaggccagccaccagcctccctgcctcactCGGAGCACCTCATGCCCTTACCTCCACGAGCAGTCAACCCTCGCTCCCCACAGGCCAATCTGCCCCTGTTGCAGCGCGAACTCCTGCACTGCGCCCGCCTAGCCAAGCAGACCCCCGCCCAGTACCTGGCCCAGCACGAGCAGCTCCTGCTGGATGCCAGCGCCTCCTCCCCCATCGACTCCTCAGAGCTCCTGCTGGAAGTCAATGAGAACGGCAAGAGGAGGACACCTGACAGGtacctggggagggggaggggccggcaccccccccccccacaggcCGCCTGACCGGAGAGCCGCCTCCGGTACCAAAGCTGAGTGGGCGCCCCAGGTCTAGAGCTGAGTGAATGCAGGTCCAAACCCGGTTGTGTTGCGTGGCTGCAGCCACCGGGCCTGTCAAGCAGCGTTGGCTGCAAGGCCGCTGCCCGGGCCGAGCTGCTGAGAGGCCGCCCTGTCTGGCTGGGGCGAGGCCTCCCGAGGACTCAGATGCCTACTGGGAGGACAGGGCGGTGTCTATCTGGCGGGAATTCCCTGGCTTTTCCCTTCGTGCTGGTCGTGCTCCCCAAGTGTCCAGGAGCCCATTGTCCCCAGGTGCCTGGGCTGCCCTTGCTGCCGGGCACCTGCCCTGCTGGGGGGGGGGCGTCTCCCCACTGCCTCAAGGGGGGCTCGGGCTCCTTGCCTGACCACTGTGCCCCAGGAGCCCACCCAGCGGGGTCCCCAGtcccagaggaggagggaggagggggctgggtcCCCAGCAGGCAGCTCTTATCTTTCCCGATGCTCATTTGGCTGTGTCTCCCCTCACTGTCTCTCTGCCTGCACCCTCGTCTCCCTCTCACCCCTCTGTCCACGGATCCTGGTCCCATGACCACTGGCCCCCCTGCCTGCTTGTTGGACTAGGACCAAAGAGAACGGGTCAGACCGTGACCCACTGCACCTCGACCACCTCAGCAAACGGCCCTGCACCCTGAGCCCTGCCCAGCGCTACAGCCCCAGCCATGGGCTGCCGCACCCCACACCACCTCCGCACTACCGCCTGGAGGACATGGCCATGGCCCACCACTTCCGTGACTCCTTCCGCCACCTTGATCCCCGGGAGCTGCGGGAGCGCCATCGGCAGCTGGGTGAGAGCATGCTGTGGGGGGTGCCCGCCAGCGGCTGTGTGCCCCACAACATCAGGGGGACAGCTGGTGCTGCCCGGTGCCATATGTCCGGGAAGGACAGACACAGAGGAAATGGGTGCAGAGAAAGGATTTGAACCTGGATGGGCTGCACCCCGAAGCCTGAGGGACAGCCAGCTTTCCGGGACCTCTGTCCTGGGGGGCAGCCTGACATCCCCCAGCCTCAGGGCTAGGAGGGCCCCTCCCTTGGGGGTGGGTGCTGTGGCCACAGGGGTGCATgtcctgggggctgggcagggacagGCATGGGACCTAGGGCTGCTCAGGACACACCTGTTTACGGGCAAGGTGGGCGGGCGAGGCCTGGCATGAGGGCGGCCCCCAGGTCCCAGGAGCTGCAGCCACTGCCTCCAAGTCCACGCACCCTGAGGGAGAGCAAAGGCTCCCTGAGACTCCTCAGCCCCGAGCGCCACTGACTGTGCACGTCCAGCCGTGCTCTCGAGCGAGGAAGTGAGCCCCAAACACCCAGGGAGAGGACAGAGATGAGGGAGGCTGGGGCGCCACGGCATCGCCCCCAGGGCGCGGGCTTCCAGCAGGGCTGTGACCTTCCAGCATCGAGACTCCCCAGGTGCCTGGGAGCACCCCTGGTCAGATGGCTCCATGCCTCCCTGTCAGCGGggcctcacagcagccctgccccAGTGGTGTGAGGGGTTAATACAGGGCCCGGCCCAGCGGTTACTGGTAGTGGAGTAACAGGTCCCAGTGGACCTCATGCCCACATTAGATGCTTTACTAGGGCTAGGAGGCAGCAGCTCGAAGTGCCTGACACACCTGTGTGACGTGTCTGCACACCCACaccacagatggggagactgaggcccagggggTATAACATGCCCAAAGTTGGCTAGCCACGGCTGTCTGATCTTCTGACCTGCCCATGTGCTGTATCAGAGGTGGAAagcccagcccttcccctacatATTGGTGTGGGACAGCCTGGGAGCAGCCTAGGGCACCGATGGGGGACCTAGAGGCAGGGTCAGTGGAGGCCTTGCCCTGTCCAAGGCCGTCTCTCCGCCCCCACCCTGCGGAAGCTTccagggcccaggcccaggcagcAGGTGACAGCGTCTGGCTCCCTGCAGCCGGGTCAGGCAGGTGCTAATTCCCACCCGCTTCTgctaacacaaaaataaacaccaGCTGTCAGAGAGATCTCAGCCACTATTCTGGTTGGGGCGCTGGTGCCGGCCCCCGCTCTGTGGACAGTGCCTCCCACCTCTGCTGCAATCTGGGCAGAGGCCTTTCAGGTCTGGGGGCCAAACAGGCCTAGGTGGACCCCAGCCCAGGGAGTCAGTGCCGGGacacggtgggggtgggggggtgcagtGTTTGCATAAGCGGAGGAGGAGCCGTCGTGAGGGGGCAGATGCTGCCCTGCTGGCTGGCGAGGACTTCTCAGCTCACAGTTCCTTTGTTTCTGATTGCGGGGTAGGGACACCCCTTGTTTCAGCCTCTGGAACTGTACCAGCCAGGGCCTGAGGGCTCAGCTCTGGACAGGGCCAGCCTTGCTTGGCCTTGGTCAACGTGTCCCCTTAACCAGCCTgggtttcctcatccataaggTGGAAGTGACAGTAGACCCCTGCCCCCAGAGGCCGACAGAGGGATGAAAGGGTGAAGCGCTTGGCGCCGAGCCCTGCTCCGTACCCGGGGCTCCCCTCCAGCGCACCTCCTCTCCTCACACCCCCGGGAGGCAGGCAGGGTAGGCAAACGGAGCCCTCGGGCAGGACAAGGGCCCAGGTCCCACAGGGAATGCGAGTCAGGGCTTCCGGCCTTTCCCAGCCCCACCACTCCCAGGAGACCACACATAGACCCGCTCACCCGAGACCCAGCAGATAAGCCAGAGCACGTCCTACCAGGCTGGAGCGCAGCCCAGGGGACACAGAGGTGAACAGGCCACGCCGGCCACGCCCTGCGGACTGTTGGGGTACTGAAGAAGCAGCGAGGCACCTATAATTACTAAACAACCAGAGATACGTGGGGCTCAGGAAGTCTGAGAGCCCAGGGCTGCCGAGGAGGAAGGGGCCTGTGACCTGGGCTTTGAACGAAGCAGAGCAGTAAAGCACGGGCCGAGCCGGGCAGTCACAAGGATGCCCTTAAGTGAGGTCTGAGGCCACTTCCCAGGCAGCAGGGGTCAGAAAGTGTGGGAGTGGCTGGATTTGGgtgggaggcggggtgggggggccaaAGCGAGGGACGGGCACCCAAGTCTCTTCCTCCCAGCACGAGAAGAGGCCAGGCCTGTTCGGCCCCCGAGGGCAGTGCCCAGGGTTCCCGCTTTCACGCTCTCACTGTTCCCCAGGAGGGCACAGCCCATGGGCGGGGCCTGACTGCACAGGGAGGGGCTTCGAAAGGGCAGGTCCTGGAAGCAGGAGGGTGGTGGCTAATGAGCAAGGGGCGGGGCCTTAGCGTCCACTCCCCCTGCAGCGGTGCACGGGTCCAGGCCTGAGGAAGTGATTGACCACCGGCTTACGGAGCGCGAGTGGGCGGAGGAATGGAAACACCTCAACAACGTGAGTGTCCCGGCGGGGGTCGCAGGGCGCAAGACGACTCCCAGGCGCTCGGCTCGGCCTGCAGGGGCTGTGGGGGCGGGGCTCGTGTGCGCCCCGCTTTGCCCTGCTCCCACCTGGCTCAGGCTGCAGGCGGCTTCTGGTCAGCACCTCAGAACCCTCCATTCTCAGCCCTCATTAACCTTCCAGAGGAAGGTCCCTTGGCCATAGGGGTGGGACCCCTTCCACCCCATTTTCAAGGCCATCCCTGCCCCACTTCCTTTTGGGGAGGGGAGCTCATGAGAGGGCGTGTTCCCCAGAGCTGCACCCGGGGCTGCTCGGCGGGGTGGACCACACCCTGAGGGCTGGAAGGAGTGCCCAGCCCTGGGTTTGAGCCACCAGTCTGGGGCCCCAGGTGCTGGGGAGTCTGGGTGGAGACTGGtgggcctccccagccctgcccagctgcTCAGGTGTCTCCAGGCAGTGGAAGTGGGTGTTAGGCCATCTCCCTGAGCCCCCGTGGGCAGGCCTGGTGGACGCGCTGGCCCAGCCCAGGAGTGTGGGAACATATCCCCAGCTGTCCCCCTCATCCCAGCGGCCACACCTGGCCCTCCTGCTCacgctgcctgccctcccgcccGCAGCTCCTGAACTGCATCATGGACATGGCCGAGAAGACGCGGCGGTCACTCACCGTGCTGCGCCGCTGCCAGGAGGCTGACCGCGAGGAGCTCAACCACTGGATCCGGCGCTATAGCGGTGCTGAGGACAAGAAgagccccgcgcccgccgcccggCCCCTGCACAGCTCTGCAGGAGTGGAGGGGTCTCAGCTAGGTGTGCACACGGGCAGGGCACGTGACCGGGGCACCGAGGACTAAGGCCGTCACCCACACAGGCAGGGCCCTCACGTGGCCCTGCAGTGATATGGCTAAAACCATCTGACTTCGGAAAGAGGGATCTTTTTGCTGCACAAAGGCGCTGCCTGACCCGCTGGGAAGCCCAGCTCATGGTTCCGTTGGGCCAGGGGCTCAGAGCTGGGAGGTCCCCTGGACAATGACCGCGGAAACAGGCCGAGCACGGCCCAGCTCCCAGCAGAATCCAAGGTCCATTGGTCCCAGGGCATCTTCCTTTCCTGACActacccactcccaccccagccacGGACACAGGTACCATGGGGATCTCAGGGACCCCCAGGTCACACAAGATCACATGCACACCCTGCCCTCATGGCCCGGCTGGGTGTGGCCCCACCCTGAGCGTGATGCTGGCCCCCTGTGTTTCAGACGTCCACCAGGAGTTCATGCCCCGGACCCTCTCTGGCTACATGCCCGAGGAAATCTGGAGGAAGGCTGGTGAGTCTTGGTAGGGGACAGCCCAGGGCCCCAGACCCTCTTGCCATCCGCATCGGTGGAGGGGGGCTCAGCTGGGCCCTCTCCAGGCCTGCTGACTCAGAATCTGGCGGGGGACTGGGTCTCTGCCCTCCAGGGGACACCCCTCTACCTGACGAGAGGTCCCCCCACAGCCCTGCCAGCACACACATGCGGGACGCCCGCCcctgggtggtgggcaggggaCACTCGTCCGGGCCGGCCCATATACCGACCAGCCTGAAGCGTCCTTTGCAGAGGAGGCAGTGAGCGCGGTGAAGCGGCAGGCCATGTCGGAGCTGCAGAAAGCCGTGTCGGACGCCGAGCGCAAGGCCCACGAGCTCATCAGCACAGAGCGGGCCAAGATGGAGCGGGCCCTGGCCGAGGCCCGGCGTCAGGCCTCCGAGGACGCCCTCACTGTCGTCAACCAGCAGGAGGACTCCAGTGAGGTAGGGCCTCCTGCCCACCCTGCATCCCGTCCCCACCTCCCGGTCCAAGGCTGGAGCCCCAACCTCCCAGCCACGCGAACCAGGGAAGCCCTGGGCCTCTGGACCCCACACGGCCTGGTGAGGCGGGTCTTGTGGGCGTCCCCATCGacaggtgtggaaactgagggCTCCAGAGAGTCTGTGGCTCGCCCCAGATGACACCCTAGGAAATGGCAGGGCGTCCGTGAAAGCAGAGGCAAGCAGCGGGGAGAGAGTCATGCTGGTGCTTGTGTGCCCGGAGGGCTGGGCTGGTCCAGCAGGGCAGCTGCGGACCCCGGCAGGCTCCATTCCCTCCTTGTCCGAGAAGGGCTCAGGCGACCGAGGGGTCCAGAAGAGGGAGAGGCCCTTTCCAGGGGGCTCCAGGACTGTACGGGGGTGGGGGCGGCACTTCAAAACGCTCTGGGTTGGTCTGTGCCGGGGCTGGCCCCGAGGGAGGGTACGGAAGAGATGGACTCCCGTCCCAGTCAGCTCGTGCATCTCTGTACGGCTCTTTTCATGGACACTCTCAGCCAGAGCAGAGCAGACCTCACATCCGAGTGGGCAAGGGGGAGCGGGGAAGGTGGGAGGGCACCTGTGGTGCTTCAGGAGTGGACGTGCGTGGGGAGGATGGGGTGCCAGGGCAGCCCACTAGCAGTGCCATCCGAGCAGTCCTGGACGAAGTGGGCTAGCCGGCGGCGACCTGGGGAGCAGCAGGGACCGGCCAGGGCGGGTG
This genomic interval carries:
- the CBFA2T3 gene encoding protein CBFA2T3 isoform X1; its protein translation is MRKLGNRIYLQILRTLALPSGLPLGPHPARTLHGGSGKTVEPACSPRALEARSQGEGGGRRSQRFRTVVTGSALCSSPVPTPTCHSVPCAVWPYRKCGARSSCLTTEVTHVAAQSSADTQAHSVQGRAGSLQKGEGRGQPWGLRPARVGSAHVGVQALGPAAFQIAVHPEGHGPTSFPGCSGGTRGPERLCSLPKGTQQGQPPASLPHSEHLMPLPPRAVNPRSPQANLPLLQRELLHCARLAKQTPAQYLAQHEQLLLDASASSPIDSSELLLEVNENGKRRTPDRTKENGSDRDPLHLDHLSKRPCTLSPAQRYSPSHGLPHPTPPPHYRLEDMAMAHHFRDSFRHLDPRELRERHRQLAVHGSRPEEVIDHRLTEREWAEEWKHLNNLLNCIMDMAEKTRRSLTVLRRCQEADREELNHWIRRYSGAEDKKSPAPAARPLHSSAGVEGSQLDVHQEFMPRTLSGYMPEEIWRKAASFAEEAVSAVKRQAMSELQKAVSDAERKAHELISTERAKMERALAEARRQASEDALTVVNQQEDSSESCWNCGRKASETCSGCNAARYCGSFCQHKDWEKHHHVCGQSLQGPAAVAADPAPGQPDAASLGPCLPATAASPSEAGSTGPSRPGSPGPPGPLDAAPR
- the CBFA2T3 gene encoding protein CBFA2T3 isoform X14, which codes for MVCLLMNGSGHSPTAIHGAPCTPNGFSNGPATSPTASLPTQQLPPACGARQLSKLKRFLAALQQFGGDISPEIGGRVRTLVLGLVNSTLTIEEFHAQLQEATNFPLRPFVIPFLKANLPLLQRELLHCARLAKQTPAQYLAQHEQLLLDASASSPIDSSELLLEVNENGKRRTPDRTKENGSDRDPLHLDHLSKRPCTLSPAQRYSPSHGLPHPTPPPHYRLEDMAMAHHFRDSFRHLDPRELRERHRQLAVHGSRPEEVIDHRLTEREWAEEWKHLNNLLNCIMDMAEKTRRSLTVLRRCQEADREELNHWIRRYSGAEDKKSPAPAARPLHSSAGVEGSQLDVHQEFMPRTLSGYMPEEIWRKAASFAEEAVSAVKRQAMSELQKAVSDAERKAHELISTERAKMERALAEARRQASEDALTVVNQQEDSSESCWNCGRKASETCSGCNAARYCGSFCQHKDWEKHHHVCGQSLQGPAAVAADPAPGQPDAASLGPCLPATAASPSEAGSTGPSRPGSPGPPGPLDAAPR
- the CBFA2T3 gene encoding protein CBFA2T3 isoform X12 encodes the protein MNGSGHSPTAIHGAPCTPNGFSNGPATSPTASLPTQQLPPACGARQLSKLKRFLAALQQFGGDISPEIGGRVRTLVLGLVNSTLTIEEFHAQLQEATNFPLRPFVIPFLKANLPLLQRELLHCARLAKQTPAQYLAQHEQLLLDASASSPIDSSELLLEVNENGKRRTPDRTKENGSDRDPLHLDHLSKRPCTLSPAQRYSPSHGLPHPTPPPHYRLEDMAMAHHFRDSFRHLDPRELRERHRQLAVHGSRPEEVIDHRLTEREWAEEWKHLNNLLNCIMDMAEKTRRSLTVLRRCQEADREELNHWIRRYSGAEDKKSPAPAARPLHSSAGVEGSQLDVHQEFMPRTLSGYMPEEIWRKAASFAEEAVSAVKRQAMSELQKAVSDAERKAHELISTERAKMERALAEARRQASEDALTVVNQQEDSSESCWNCGRKASETCSGCNAARYCGSFCQHKDWEKHHHVCGQSLQGPAAVAADPAPGQPDAASLGPCLPATAASPSEAGSTGPSRPGSPGPPGPLDAAPR
- the CBFA2T3 gene encoding protein CBFA2T3 isoform X6, with protein sequence MSQASPVLESGLPASASCSAPRGPRKGGPADRKEKAAGMSDSPAEVKPQPRATPPSMPPPSPATSQGATRHPSLTPHTNQEDGPAVSLPHGRFHGCLKWSMVCLLMNGSGHSPTAIHGAPCTPNGFSNGPATSPTASLPTQQLPPACGARQLSKLKRFLAALQQFGGDISPEIGGRVRTLVLGLVNSTLTIEEFHAQLQEATNFPLRPFVIPFLKANLPLLQRELLHCARLAKQTPAQYLAQHEQLLLDASASSPIDSSELLLEVNENGKRRTPDRTKENGSDRDPLHLDHLSKRPCTLSPAQRYSPSHGLPHPTPPPHYRLEDMAMAHHFRDSFRHLDPRELRERHRQLAVHGSRPEEVIDHRLTEREWAEEWKHLNNLLNCIMDMAEKTRRSLTVLRRCQEADREELNHWIRRYSGAEDKKSPAPAARPLHSSAGVEGSQLDVHQEFMPRTLSGYMPEEIWRKAEEAVSAVKRQAMSELQKAVSDAERKAHELISTERAKMERALAEARRQASEDALTVVNQQEDSSESCWNCGRKASETCSGCNAARYCGSFCQHKDWEKHHHVCGQSLQGPAAVAADPAPGQPDAASLGPCLPATAASPSEAGSTGPSRPGSPGPPGPLDAAPR